One genomic region from Mycobacterium basiliense encodes:
- the lpqS gene encoding putative copper homeostasis (lipo)protein LpqS yields MTDRRVVWTRFAFVALALALTAVVLAAQCWLPQVSRQVAHPDHPLVTSLGGEFVVSVDHAHLFDHSSPPCPEQFATAILPRSAIPSFASVAVVTVAPAVGLFAHVVVAAGRGPPTAPVHVPTGQELLTRFCLARR; encoded by the coding sequence ATGACAGACCGCCGCGTGGTGTGGACGCGATTCGCGTTCGTCGCGTTGGCGTTGGCGTTGACCGCCGTCGTGCTGGCGGCTCAATGCTGGCTTCCGCAGGTCAGCCGCCAAGTGGCGCATCCGGACCACCCGTTGGTGACATCGCTTGGGGGTGAGTTCGTGGTTAGCGTCGACCACGCCCACCTATTCGACCACTCCTCGCCGCCGTGCCCGGAGCAGTTCGCAACCGCGATATTGCCACGGTCGGCGATCCCATCGTTCGCATCGGTGGCGGTGGTGACGGTCGCGCCCGCTGTGGGGCTGTTCGCCCATGTCGTGGTGGCGGCCGGGCGGGGGCCACCAACCGCACCCGTACATGTTCCCACCGGTCAAGAACTACTGACCCGGTTCTGTCTAGCACGTCGCTGA
- a CDS encoding PLP-dependent cysteine synthase family protein, with protein sequence MAANRSHLASVRPRTARDRYRPVPEGSHPTPGRNRHPGTMVGDTPVLWISGDAGPVGSADRGFWAKLEGFNPGGMKDRPAMHMVERARARGDLTPGGAIIESTSGTLGLGLALAGNVYGHPVTLVTDPGLEPIIARMLTAYGARVDMVTEPHPVGGWQQARKDRVAQLLAADPAAWNPNQYNNPDNVDAYRPLALEMIAQLGRVDVLVCSVGTGGHSAGVARVLREFNPAMRLIGVDTIGSTIFGQPATSRLMRGLGSSIYPGNVDYGAFDEVHWVGPAEAVWACRNLAANHYASGGWSVGAVALVAGWAARNLPSDATIAAVFPDGPQRYFDTVYNDDYCNKHQLLTGRPAPDPDEIASPSDAVVTRWTRSTTVINPAQVAA encoded by the coding sequence ATCGCAGCGAACCGGTCTCACCTCGCTTCGGTACGCCCGCGAACCGCCCGCGATCGCTACCGGCCCGTTCCCGAGGGCTCGCACCCCACCCCCGGGCGCAATCGTCACCCGGGCACCATGGTCGGCGACACTCCCGTCCTCTGGATATCCGGCGACGCCGGCCCGGTCGGTAGCGCTGATCGCGGATTCTGGGCCAAGCTGGAAGGCTTCAACCCTGGTGGCATGAAAGATCGACCCGCCATGCACATGGTGGAACGGGCCCGAGCTCGGGGCGACCTAACCCCCGGTGGTGCGATCATCGAATCAACCAGCGGCACATTGGGGCTGGGTCTGGCGTTGGCCGGCAACGTCTACGGACACCCGGTCACCCTGGTCACCGATCCGGGTTTGGAACCGATTATCGCGCGGATGCTGACCGCCTATGGAGCCCGCGTTGACATGGTCACCGAACCGCACCCGGTCGGCGGTTGGCAACAGGCTCGCAAGGACCGTGTTGCCCAATTGCTGGCCGCCGACCCCGCTGCCTGGAATCCCAACCAGTACAACAACCCCGACAATGTCGACGCCTACCGGCCGCTAGCGCTGGAGATGATCGCCCAGCTGGGTCGAGTCGACGTGCTGGTGTGCTCGGTTGGAACCGGCGGACATTCGGCCGGGGTGGCAAGGGTGCTGCGCGAATTCAATCCGGCGATGCGGTTGATCGGCGTGGACACCATCGGGTCCACCATTTTCGGCCAGCCCGCGACGAGCAGGCTGATGCGCGGGCTGGGCTCGAGCATCTACCCTGGCAACGTCGACTACGGCGCCTTCGACGAGGTGCACTGGGTTGGCCCCGCGGAGGCCGTTTGGGCCTGCCGCAACCTGGCAGCCAACCACTACGCCAGCGGCGGATGGAGCGTGGGGGCGGTCGCACTGGTCGCCGGATGGGCCGCGCGCAACCTGCCGTCCGACGCCACCATCGCCGCGGTCTTTCCCGACGGTCCGCAGCGCTACTTCGACACGGTCTACAACGACGACTACTGCAACAAACACCAGCTGCTGACCGGCCGACCCGCGCCCGACCCGGACGAGATCGCCTCGCCATCGGACGCGGTCGTCACCCGCTGGACGCGCAGCACCACGGTGATCAATCCGGCCCAGGTGGCCGCGTAA
- a CDS encoding SDR family oxidoreductase: MKILVIGGSGLIGSQVVAMLTELRHEAVPASPGSGVNTLTGEGVARAVDGVATVVDVSNSPSFADDDVMNFFTTSTSNLLAAERAAGVRHHVALSIVGTDRVPQSGYLRAKAAQEKLITESGMPYSVVRATQFFEFVLGIADSATDGQTVRLSHDAAIQPIAAKDVAAAVTQAAISDPGNAITNIAGPEKFGMDDFVRIGLAAYGDPREVATDPTAAYFGAVLDGHSIVPGNDEHATIYPTRFSDWLAAHAPSGAR; this comes from the coding sequence ATGAAAATTCTGGTGATCGGCGGCAGCGGGCTCATCGGATCCCAAGTCGTCGCCATGTTGACCGAGCTGCGGCATGAAGCCGTGCCCGCCTCCCCAGGCTCGGGCGTGAACACCCTCACCGGCGAGGGCGTTGCCCGGGCCGTCGACGGTGTCGCAACGGTGGTAGACGTCTCCAACTCGCCGTCCTTCGCCGACGACGACGTAATGAACTTCTTTACTACCTCGACGAGCAACCTGCTAGCAGCCGAGCGAGCCGCCGGCGTGCGGCACCACGTGGCGCTTTCGATCGTGGGCACTGACCGGGTACCGCAAAGCGGGTACCTGCGGGCCAAGGCGGCCCAGGAGAAATTGATCACCGAGTCCGGTATGCCCTATTCGGTCGTGCGGGCGACCCAATTCTTCGAGTTCGTGCTCGGCATCGCCGATTCGGCCACCGACGGCCAGACCGTGCGCCTGTCACACGACGCGGCCATCCAGCCCATCGCCGCCAAGGATGTCGCCGCTGCCGTCACTCAAGCCGCGATCAGCGATCCGGGCAATGCAATCACCAATATCGCCGGCCCGGAAAAGTTCGGCATGGATGACTTCGTCCGCATCGGCCTTGCCGCCTACGGCGATCCGCGTGAGGTGGCCACGGATCCTACGGCTGCCTACTTCGGCGCGGTGCTCGACGGGCACAGCATCGTTCCGGGCAACGATGAGCACGCAACCATTTACCCCACCCGCTTCAGCGACTGGCTGGCCGCTCACGCGCCCAGCGGCGCCCGTTAG
- a CDS encoding PPE family protein: MDFGALPPEINSARMYFGAQSEPLLVAAAAWDRLADDLYCTAGSYQEVLSTLAGDGWRGSASETMANAVAPYLSWLTGTAAQAELVANQARAAASAYENAFAASVPPDRVEANRARLTSLIAGNVISQDTPAITALEADYNEMWAQDAAAMYRYAAASAAAATLSPLPVPTLGNHRADVMSVGAQAFAPVLLAEAMSAVPEALRSLARPLSPARTLTKAMASLVRPGWMSSPVSGFAAAISSPLGMTESGPPGRTADSSQRTYPPVALAVGQGGSLGVLSVPRSWGLAAFGPVRSIA; the protein is encoded by the coding sequence ATGGATTTCGGTGCGCTTCCTCCTGAGATCAATTCGGCGAGAATGTATTTTGGAGCCCAGTCGGAACCCTTGTTGGTGGCCGCCGCGGCATGGGACCGTTTGGCCGACGACCTGTATTGCACGGCGGGCAGCTACCAGGAGGTGCTCTCGACCCTGGCCGGCGATGGCTGGCGGGGATCGGCCTCGGAGACCATGGCAAACGCCGTCGCCCCCTATCTGAGCTGGTTGACCGGCACCGCGGCGCAGGCCGAACTCGTCGCCAACCAGGCCCGGGCGGCCGCCAGCGCCTATGAGAACGCCTTCGCCGCGAGTGTCCCCCCGGATCGAGTCGAGGCCAACCGCGCCCGGCTGACCTCGCTGATCGCGGGAAACGTGATCAGTCAAGACACCCCGGCGATTACGGCCCTGGAGGCCGACTACAACGAAATGTGGGCGCAGGACGCCGCCGCGATGTATCGGTATGCGGCCGCTTCGGCGGCAGCGGCGACCCTCTCGCCGTTGCCAGTGCCGACCCTGGGCAACCATCGCGCCGATGTGATGAGTGTTGGTGCCCAAGCCTTCGCGCCCGTGCTGCTGGCCGAGGCGATGTCCGCGGTGCCCGAGGCGTTGCGCAGCCTTGCCCGGCCGTTGTCGCCGGCGCGGACCCTGACCAAGGCGATGGCCAGTCTGGTGCGACCAGGCTGGATGTCCTCACCGGTCAGTGGCTTCGCGGCGGCGATCAGTTCGCCGCTGGGCATGACCGAATCGGGGCCGCCGGGAAGGACCGCAGACTCGTCGCAGCGGACCTACCCACCCGTTGCGCTGGCGGTCGGACAGGGCGGATCGCTGGGCGTGCTGTCGGTACCGCGCAGCTGGGGATTGGCGGCGTTCGGTCCCGTGAGATCGATCGCTTGA
- a CDS encoding SDR family NAD(P)-dependent oxidoreductase — protein MELLDHTAIITGGTAGIGLESARLLASEGATVIIAGRDRTKGVQAVAAIGTNARFIQTNMADAESVRSLVQQCGNVDIIINNAASFPAALTIDQDVGAFESLFATNVRGAYFLVAGLVPAMLTRRRGSIVNITSMAAFKGIPGTSGYSASKAAVESLTRTWAAEFGSSGVRVNSVAPGPTRTPGVAVEWGETNEELGKALPLGRTAFPAEIAEAVLFLSSPRSSFITGSTLHVDGGGAAI, from the coding sequence ATGGAACTGCTGGACCACACCGCGATCATCACCGGTGGGACGGCAGGCATCGGCCTGGAGTCGGCGCGGCTACTGGCAAGCGAAGGCGCCACCGTCATCATCGCGGGCCGCGACCGAACCAAGGGTGTGCAAGCGGTTGCGGCCATCGGAACCAATGCGCGGTTCATTCAAACCAACATGGCAGACGCCGAGTCAGTGCGTTCGCTGGTGCAGCAGTGCGGCAACGTCGACATCATCATCAACAACGCCGCCAGCTTTCCCGCGGCGTTGACCATCGACCAGGACGTGGGCGCCTTCGAATCACTGTTTGCCACCAACGTTCGCGGCGCCTATTTCCTGGTCGCCGGCCTGGTTCCAGCCATGCTGACGCGGCGTCGCGGCAGCATCGTCAACATCACCAGCATGGCCGCCTTCAAGGGGATCCCCGGTACATCGGGCTACAGCGCCTCCAAGGCCGCCGTGGAATCTCTCACCCGTACCTGGGCGGCCGAGTTCGGTTCGAGCGGCGTGCGGGTGAACAGCGTGGCGCCGGGTCCCACCCGCACACCCGGCGTTGCTGTGGAATGGGGCGAGACCAACGAAGAGCTCGGTAAGGCGCTGCCGTTGGGCCGCACCGCCTTCCCCGCCGAAATCGCGGAAGCCGTACTGTTCCTCAGCTCTCCCCGGTCCAGCTTCATCACCGGGTCCACGTTGCACGTCGACGGCGGCGGCGCAGCGATCTGA
- a CDS encoding multicopper oxidase family protein, giving the protein MAVLPGGHPFGAMRLSRRGLFSAGIAGGLALAGCGHPTTQPQGDAAMADAIAAAERARPHTGRTVTATLTPQPVDIDLGGPLVRTLAYGNTIPGPIIRANIGDELVIAVSNQLDRATSVHWHGITLRNDMDGVEPATPNIAAGEDFTYRFSVPDAGTYWAHPHVDLEDDHGLYLPFIVDDPTEAGRYDAEWIVVLDDWTDGVGKSPQELYDALVDPNKSPVQQLPQPSTTASSPSRTPTTTKTTPTTTTPTTTDKSTPTTGTTSTSPTTGTTPAPGGGVGASALLGGDAGDIAYPYYLINGRIPDAPTSFKAKPGQRIRIRIINAGSDTTFRVALAGHTMTVTHTDGYPVIPTQVDALLIGMAERYDVIVTAGSGVFPLVASAEGKDALARAILSTGAGSTPDPQFRPAELNKRVGIVEMFTATTAVNLGRPEFGLSLPITLGGTMAKYDWTINGEPYRKTDPLHVRMGERPTLMFDNTTMMYHPIHLHGHTFQIIKADGTPGARKDTVIVLPKQQLRAILVADNPGWWALHCHNSYHREAGMMTLLNYVF; this is encoded by the coding sequence ATGGCGGTGCTGCCAGGCGGTCACCCCTTCGGGGCAATGCGGCTTAGCAGACGCGGCCTTTTTAGCGCCGGCATCGCCGGCGGGCTGGCGCTGGCCGGTTGCGGCCACCCGACCACCCAGCCACAGGGCGACGCGGCCATGGCCGATGCAATCGCCGCGGCCGAGCGGGCGCGGCCCCACACCGGGCGAACCGTCACCGCCACCTTGACACCCCAGCCGGTAGACATCGACCTCGGCGGACCACTCGTGCGTACCTTGGCCTACGGCAACACGATCCCGGGGCCGATCATCCGCGCCAACATCGGCGATGAACTGGTCATCGCGGTGAGCAACCAGCTTGACCGTGCGACGTCGGTGCATTGGCACGGCATCACGTTGCGCAACGACATGGACGGTGTCGAGCCCGCGACCCCGAACATCGCCGCCGGCGAGGACTTCACCTATCGGTTCTCGGTACCTGATGCCGGCACCTACTGGGCTCATCCCCACGTCGACCTTGAGGACGACCACGGCCTATACCTGCCATTCATCGTCGACGACCCGACCGAAGCGGGCCGCTACGACGCCGAATGGATCGTTGTCCTTGACGACTGGACCGACGGCGTGGGCAAGAGTCCACAAGAGCTCTACGACGCCCTGGTTGACCCGAACAAGTCGCCGGTGCAACAGCTGCCGCAGCCTAGTACTACGGCTTCTTCGCCGAGCCGCACCCCGACAACGACGAAAACCACGCCGACTACTACTACCCCAACAACGACCGACAAGAGCACTCCCACCACCGGGACCACGTCGACATCCCCGACGACGGGGACGACGCCCGCCCCGGGCGGTGGCGTGGGTGCCAGCGCCCTGCTCGGCGGAGACGCCGGCGACATCGCCTACCCCTACTATCTGATCAACGGCCGAATTCCAGATGCCCCCACGTCCTTCAAGGCCAAGCCAGGCCAGCGAATTCGGATCAGGATCATCAATGCCGGCTCCGACACGACCTTCCGCGTCGCGTTGGCCGGACATACGATGACGGTTACTCACACCGATGGTTATCCGGTGATTCCCACCCAGGTCGATGCGCTTTTGATCGGCATGGCCGAACGGTACGACGTCATCGTGACCGCGGGCAGCGGCGTGTTTCCGTTGGTGGCATCCGCCGAAGGCAAAGACGCGCTGGCGCGCGCGATCCTGTCCACCGGTGCTGGCAGCACACCCGATCCGCAGTTTCGTCCCGCCGAACTGAACAAGCGAGTGGGAATCGTTGAGATGTTCACCGCCACAACAGCTGTCAATCTGGGTAGACCCGAATTTGGTCTCAGCCTGCCAATCACCCTCGGTGGCACGATGGCGAAATACGACTGGACAATCAACGGAGAGCCGTATCGCAAGACTGATCCGCTTCATGTCCGGATGGGTGAACGACCGACCCTGATGTTCGACAACACCACAATGATGTATCACCCAATCCATCTGCACGGTCACACCTTCCAGATAATCAAGGCCGACGGCACGCCCGGCGCCCGCAA
- a CDS encoding ATP-binding protein, with translation MTDTGRVVGLRGRRDECATLNRLTSLARSGQSQVLVLRGEAGIGKTALLDFVAHRAPGFGVARTSGVESEMELAFAALQQLCAPMLAGRDRLPAPQREALDIAFGLSAGLAPDRFLVGLAVLSLIGAATQNRPWVFLVDDAHWIDHVSAQILAFVARRLVAEPVAMIFAVRDGSTAPANELTGLPELPVRGLSTGDARAVLDSAILGRMDDEVLDRIVAEARGNPLALQELPKGWTAEELAGGFGRPDVRHLAGQIERTFLRRIRSLSGQAQQFLLTAAAEPTGDVALVSRATERLGLPPDAATGAEAEGLVDVGTRVRFRHPLVRSAAYRAADLTDRRHIHRALAEATDRHSDPDRRAWHLALAAAGPDETVAVQLERSAERAQARGGVAAAAAFLERATQLTSDPVGRGIRALAAAQAKRDVAAFDAAEELLRIAEASALDGLRRARLMRLRAEIAFARGRSGDADAPTVSEAAVGLLEAAKQLETLDTGQSREAYLDAVGAALFGGRLCPQGGIQMTAAAARAAPPGPEPARPVDLLLDGIAIRATDGHAASVPVLKDALTRFGAESQHGDRDARWFWRAFPIVQESAAHELWDDGVWHQLATHAVRLAREAGALAVLPLALVYRAGVHVQAGEFAAASSLIEESNAISAATGYAPVKYHSVLLAAWCGDEKDATGLIKAAKADGVARGEGRAIGLAGYATALLYNGLGRYDDALAAAGEACEHEDLGLFGWCLIELIEAGARSGNRAVALDALRQLEERVVSSETNWARGVLARSRALLADDRMAEAGYQEAIHTLERTRIRVHLARSHLLYGEWLRRCNRRVDARTQLRTAHEMFVAMGANGFAERARRELLVTGEKASKRVAASAGGLTAQEAQIAKLAGAGLTNPEIAAQLFISTHTVEWHLRKVFAKLGITSRRQLRGSTGQ, from the coding sequence GTGACCGACACTGGTCGGGTAGTTGGTTTGCGGGGTCGGCGCGATGAATGCGCCACCCTCAATCGTTTGACATCCCTTGCCCGTTCCGGCCAAAGCCAGGTCCTTGTGCTGCGCGGCGAAGCGGGTATTGGCAAGACGGCATTGCTTGATTTCGTGGCGCACCGCGCGCCGGGCTTCGGGGTGGCGCGGACATCGGGCGTCGAGTCCGAAATGGAGCTTGCGTTCGCCGCCCTGCAACAACTTTGCGCGCCAATGCTGGCCGGCCGCGATCGGTTGCCGGCTCCGCAGCGCGAGGCACTGGATATCGCGTTCGGCCTCAGCGCCGGGTTGGCGCCCGACCGGTTTCTGGTCGGGTTGGCGGTACTGAGCTTGATCGGCGCAGCGACACAGAACCGGCCCTGGGTCTTTCTTGTCGACGACGCGCACTGGATCGACCATGTGTCGGCCCAAATCTTGGCGTTTGTGGCACGCCGGCTGGTCGCTGAACCCGTCGCGATGATCTTTGCGGTTCGCGACGGTTCAACAGCCCCGGCCAACGAATTGACCGGGCTGCCGGAACTACCGGTCCGCGGGCTGAGCACCGGCGATGCCCGGGCGGTGTTGGATTCCGCCATTCTGGGCCGGATGGACGACGAGGTGCTCGACCGCATCGTCGCCGAAGCCCGCGGCAACCCGCTGGCTCTACAGGAACTCCCCAAAGGTTGGACGGCCGAGGAGTTGGCGGGGGGTTTCGGCCGGCCCGACGTGCGTCACTTGGCGGGGCAGATCGAGCGGACCTTTCTACGCCGGATCCGGTCGCTGTCGGGTCAGGCCCAGCAATTCTTGCTCACCGCCGCGGCCGAACCGACCGGAGACGTGGCGCTGGTGTCACGCGCCACCGAACGCCTTGGCCTGCCACCGGACGCCGCCACCGGAGCCGAGGCAGAGGGGCTGGTCGACGTCGGGACCCGAGTGCGGTTCCGTCATCCTTTGGTGCGTTCGGCCGCATACCGGGCCGCGGATCTGACGGACCGCAGACACATTCATCGCGCGTTGGCCGAGGCAACCGACAGGCATTCCGATCCGGACCGCCGCGCGTGGCACCTGGCCCTCGCAGCGGCCGGCCCCGACGAAACTGTGGCGGTTCAACTCGAACGCTCCGCCGAGCGTGCACAAGCCAGAGGAGGTGTGGCCGCGGCGGCCGCCTTCTTGGAACGGGCAACCCAGCTGACTTCCGATCCGGTCGGTCGCGGCATCCGGGCTCTGGCCGCGGCCCAGGCCAAACGCGACGTGGCCGCCTTCGACGCCGCGGAAGAGCTCCTGAGAATCGCCGAGGCGTCGGCGCTGGACGGGCTGAGGCGAGCTCGACTGATGCGGCTTCGCGCTGAGATCGCCTTCGCCCGCGGCCGCAGCGGTGACGCGGACGCGCCCACGGTCTCCGAAGCCGCCGTCGGCCTGCTGGAGGCCGCCAAGCAACTGGAAACCCTGGACACCGGCCAGTCCCGAGAGGCATACCTGGACGCTGTGGGCGCGGCGCTGTTCGGCGGCCGGTTATGCCCGCAGGGTGGTATCCAGATGACGGCCGCGGCAGCCCGTGCGGCCCCGCCCGGACCGGAACCGGCACGACCGGTCGATCTGCTCCTTGACGGCATCGCCATCCGCGCCACCGACGGCCACGCCGCCAGTGTGCCGGTGCTGAAGGACGCGCTGACCCGGTTCGGCGCGGAGTCGCAGCACGGCGACCGCGACGCTCGGTGGTTCTGGCGGGCCTTCCCCATCGTGCAGGAATCCGCCGCCCACGAATTGTGGGACGACGGCGTGTGGCATCAGCTGGCCACCCACGCCGTACGGCTCGCCCGCGAAGCGGGTGCACTTGCCGTGCTACCCCTGGCGTTGGTCTACCGCGCCGGCGTGCATGTGCAGGCCGGCGAATTCGCGGCGGCGTCGTCGCTCATCGAAGAATCCAACGCTATCTCTGCGGCAACCGGTTACGCACCGGTGAAGTATCACTCGGTGCTGCTAGCCGCCTGGTGCGGCGACGAGAAAGACGCGACCGGGCTGATCAAGGCGGCCAAAGCAGACGGAGTCGCCAGAGGTGAAGGGCGCGCCATCGGCCTGGCCGGCTACGCGACTGCCCTGCTGTACAACGGCCTGGGTCGCTACGACGACGCCCTCGCCGCGGCCGGGGAGGCATGCGAACACGAGGATCTGGGCTTGTTCGGCTGGTGCCTGATCGAACTTATCGAAGCGGGAGCCAGAAGCGGCAATCGGGCGGTCGCGCTGGACGCACTGCGACAACTCGAAGAACGCGTGGTGAGCAGCGAAACCAACTGGGCGCGGGGCGTTTTGGCGCGATCACGAGCGCTATTGGCCGATGACCGGATGGCCGAAGCCGGCTACCAGGAGGCAATCCACACGCTCGAGCGCACCCGGATCCGCGTTCACCTGGCTCGCAGCCATCTGCTGTACGGGGAGTGGTTGCGCCGTTGCAACCGCCGCGTCGACGCGCGCACGCAATTGCGTACCGCCCACGAAATGTTTGTCGCCATGGGCGCTAACGGCTTCGCCGAGCGGGCCCGGCGCGAGCTGCTGGTCACCGGAGAGAAGGCGAGCAAACGCGTGGCTGCATCGGCCGGTGGGCTGACGGCTCAGGAGGCTCAGATCGCCAAGCTGGCCGGTGCCGGACTGACCAACCCCGAGATAGCGGCGCAGCTGTTCATCAGCACCCACACGGTCGAGTGGCACCTGCGAAAGGTCTTCGCAAAGCTCGGCATCACTTCGCGCCGACAACTGCGCGGATCGACCGGGCAGTGA
- a CDS encoding MDR family MFS transporter, translated as MGPLAQFRSFNRPSRVLMINQFGINVGFYMLMPYLAAYLAGPLGLAAWAVGLVMGVRNFSQQGMFFVGGTLADRFGYKPLIVAGCLLRTGGFVLLIVAQSLPSVLIASAATGFAGALFNPAVRAYVAADAGDRKIEAFAMFNIFYQAGILLGPLVGLALLTLDFRTTVLGASAVFAVLTVAQLLALPQHSADPAIERTSVLHDWRTVVSNRRFLGFAVAMTGAYVLSFQIYLALPMQASALVPHKQSVVVAAMFALSGLIAIAGQLRITRWFAARWGLARSLVVGATILAASFVPLAVVPNGERFGTVAGITALLLSASLLAVASAALFPFEMRTVVALSGDRLVATHYGFYSTIVGVGILVGNLGVGWLMTMAHRLNADELVWSGLVLVGLAAVAGLVRLDRHGVRSRPASRSSAAPQLCRQGV; from the coding sequence ATGGGACCGCTGGCGCAGTTTCGCAGCTTCAACCGGCCCAGCCGGGTGCTGATGATCAACCAGTTCGGCATCAACGTCGGCTTCTACATGTTGATGCCCTACCTGGCCGCCTACCTGGCTGGTCCGCTTGGTCTGGCCGCGTGGGCGGTAGGGCTGGTGATGGGCGTGCGCAACTTCTCCCAGCAGGGCATGTTCTTCGTGGGCGGCACACTGGCCGATCGGTTTGGCTACAAACCGCTGATTGTGGCCGGCTGTCTGTTGCGCACCGGCGGGTTCGTGTTGTTGATCGTTGCGCAGTCCCTACCGAGCGTGTTGATTGCCTCGGCCGCAACTGGTTTCGCCGGGGCGCTGTTCAACCCCGCGGTGCGGGCCTATGTCGCGGCTGACGCCGGTGATCGGAAGATCGAAGCGTTCGCCATGTTCAACATCTTCTATCAGGCCGGGATTCTGCTGGGCCCACTGGTGGGACTGGCATTGTTGACTCTGGACTTTCGGACGACCGTGTTGGGTGCGTCGGCGGTGTTTGCGGTACTGACCGTTGCGCAGCTGTTGGCTTTGCCTCAGCACTCCGCCGACCCTGCAATTGAACGGACCTCCGTTCTGCACGACTGGCGCACCGTGGTTTCCAACCGGCGGTTCCTGGGTTTCGCGGTGGCGATGACCGGAGCATATGTGCTGTCCTTCCAGATCTATCTCGCACTGCCGATGCAGGCCTCGGCGCTGGTCCCGCACAAGCAATCGGTGGTCGTGGCGGCAATGTTCGCGCTGTCCGGGCTGATAGCGATCGCCGGCCAACTGCGTATCACCCGCTGGTTTGCGGCGCGGTGGGGACTCGCCCGCAGCCTGGTGGTCGGCGCCACGATCCTGGCAGCCTCCTTCGTCCCGCTGGCGGTGGTGCCGAACGGCGAACGATTCGGCACCGTGGCCGGTATCACCGCGTTGTTGCTGTCGGCAAGCCTGCTCGCAGTCGCCTCAGCGGCGTTATTTCCGTTCGAAATGCGAACCGTGGTAGCGCTTTCCGGTGACCGGTTGGTGGCGACCCACTACGGCTTCTACAGCACGATCGTGGGCGTGGGAATCCTCGTCGGAAATCTTGGCGTCGGGTGGCTCATGACCATGGCGCACCGGTTGAATGCCGACGAACTCGTATGGAGCGGCCTAGTTCTAGTGGGTCTAGCCGCGGTGGCCGGTCTGGTTCGGCTCGACCGGCACGGGGTGCGCTCGAGGCCAGCGAGCCGAAGTTCCGCGGCGCCGCAGCTGTGCCGCCAGGGCGTTTGA